A stretch of Deltaproteobacteria bacterium DNA encodes these proteins:
- a CDS encoding SDR family oxidoreductase: MPCPAIRTTGDRGMETAVVTGTSTGIGFATSVHLARHGYRVFAGMRNLGKAQPLRAAAAEASLPIEVIQLDVTSTASVSRAFETVSGHGPVDVLVNNAGIGGATPLELTPEDEHRRMFETNYFGAIRCIQAVLPAMRERRRGTIANVTSIAGLVATPNQIPYSASKWALECAGEALAHEVRRFGIRVVNVEPGVVMTSIFENSAEATRYDKTSPYQPIMRRNGKLFAAGFRDPAQPDDVAKTILAAITSDEYRLRWPVGKDAIGFFQGRPRINDECWVAMGDDLSDQDYNKRFFDYFGIRL, from the coding sequence ATGCCGTGCCCAGCGATCCGAACCACGGGAGACCGAGGGATGGAGACCGCCGTAGTCACCGGCACCAGCACCGGCATCGGATTCGCGACCAGTGTGCATCTGGCGCGTCATGGCTACCGCGTCTTCGCTGGCATGCGGAATCTCGGCAAGGCGCAGCCCCTGCGTGCCGCGGCGGCCGAGGCGAGCCTGCCGATCGAGGTGATCCAGCTCGACGTCACGTCGACGGCCTCGGTGAGCCGCGCCTTCGAGACGGTGTCGGGGCACGGGCCCGTGGACGTGCTCGTCAACAATGCCGGCATCGGCGGCGCCACCCCACTCGAGCTGACGCCCGAGGACGAGCACCGGCGCATGTTCGAGACCAACTACTTCGGCGCGATACGGTGCATTCAGGCGGTGCTCCCCGCGATGCGCGAGCGGCGGCGGGGCACCATCGCGAACGTCACCTCGATCGCCGGGCTCGTCGCCACCCCCAATCAGATCCCCTACTCCGCCTCGAAGTGGGCGCTCGAGTGCGCCGGCGAGGCGCTCGCGCACGAGGTGCGTCGCTTCGGTATCCGCGTGGTCAACGTGGAGCCAGGGGTCGTCATGACGAGCATCTTCGAGAACTCCGCCGAAGCGACCCGCTACGACAAGACGTCGCCCTACCAGCCCATCATGCGCCGCAACGGCAAGCTCTTCGCGGCCGGCTTCCGCGATCCCGCCCAGCCCGACGACGTGGCCAAGACGATCCTCGCCGCCATCACGAGCGACGAGTATCGCCTTCGCTGGCCCGTCGGGAAGGACGCGATCGGCTTCTTCCAAGGTCGCCCCAGGATCAACGACGAGTGCTGGGTCGCGATGGGCGATGATCTCTCCGATCAGGACTACAACAAGCGCTTCTTCGATTATTTCGGAATTCGGCTCTAG